The Jaculus jaculus isolate mJacJac1 chromosome 1, mJacJac1.mat.Y.cur, whole genome shotgun sequence nucleotide sequence TGGCCAGTGGGCACACGGGAAACGAGAATGTGGGCCAAGGCCAGGTCCCGAGGCTGCTGGTGCCCCACCCATGGGTTCCTCAATCCAAACTGGCCATGAGTAGGTGCAGCTCACGGAAGGCACTGCCGTGGCGGCCGCTCAAGCCCGACTTGCTCTTGACGAGGCCGTTGATATTCTTGAGCTGCTTGTAGCAGAGCCGGCACTTGTGCAGCCTGTGGGCCCCGGGCAGCAGCTGAGGATGGAGGCCACCTGGCCTGGCTACAGACCTCATCAGGCCTGGGTCCTCTGCCGTCTCAACCACTTCAGCCCTCCTCCCAGAGTACTGAAGCCCAGGACATGCCAGGTTCTGGCTATGTTCATCCCATGCCTGAGCACACTGCCCACTGCTCCCCATAGCTGTTCGGGTACTGCCACCGCAAGTACCAGCCCCAGCACACACCTCGTTGGCCCAGCCTAGCCCTTACCTCTCCTCTCGGCTGATGTCCACACCCACAGAGGGTGGGGCAGCCAGGATGTCAGTGATGAGGGGCAGGAACCGCTGCAAGATCAACTTCAAGGAGGTGCATCCTGTCTGCACGTAGCTGAAGGGTGGATGGACAGGACAAATGGGCCAGAGCCAGAGGGCAGGGGAAGGTGGTGTGGCCCTCTCCACTGGGCACCGAGAGCGCTCACACGCACACCTATCTCCATGCTCTCGGGTGTGCAGTATGGAGGGGCGGCAATGGTTCTCAGCCACCTCAGGCAACCCCTGGACGAGGGAGTATCCTGGGCTTCCCCCACAGCAGGCCATCGGAGACCCCTACCTCTCATACTTGCTCTGCAGAAGCTTCTCGATCTGTGGCAGCACAGTGGTGCACAGGTCCAGCTTCCACAGTGAGCTGGGGAGAAACATAGCACGTGTGGTCAAGCTGGCCCTGCCCACCTCGTTCTTGCCCTCCCTTTGAGGCCACTCACGCTTTCTGGTTGACAATGTTTAGGAGGTCCACCACCACTGACAGGTCATTGATGGCCACGGCAGAGTCCACTGACGTCTGTAAACAGAGCTCCGTGAGAGGTGGgagtgggtggggtggggatggtATCGACTCTGCACCTATGACCAGGCAGGCCAGGCCCGATCCAGAAGAAGGTGCTCAGTGAATGGAAGTTTGCAGCAACAACatggaagtggtggtgcatgtgccacagGCTGCCAGGCCCCCACCGTGTGGCCTCCGTTCAGCCCTAAGCCCAGGCAGCAGGAGAAGGGTTGGCCCGCACCTTGATGTCGCCTGTGGTCCACACAGCACGCACAGTGTCCAGGTTCTTGTGGCGGCTGGTGAGCACCACGCACATGGTGTCATGGCCTTTGCGAATTTGTGACATGGCATCCTCATCCACCAGCTCCGCCTGCTGGGCAATCTTCACAGCCTAGGGGAACAGCGCCCAGATGCTGGCACTGCAGCAGGCAGCACAGGGCCATTCCAGTCCCTCAGCCACTCAGCCCACCCCTTGGGCATGTCCCACGCACAGGCAGGAAGTCCGAGGCCTTCAGCCCAATAGGCTCGTTCCTAGTGGCAGGAATGATGGCAGGCTCCCCCTTGGGTGCAGGAATGGAAGTCACGATTGGGGGCTGGGCTGGAACCTCGAGCTGCAGGGGTTGAAAGCTAAGATGGTGCCAGCCTGAGACCTCCCTCTGCCCAAAGTCCCAGGCCCAGTTCAGGTGCTGAGTCCTACTCAGTGCCCTCACTGCTTGGACGTACGTTTGGCACGGGGAACTGCATATCCATGGCTGAGTTGGGCTTTGAGGCCTCCTTTGTTAGGGCTGTGTCTGGGGCAGAAGGAAAAGCTTGTTAGCCCAGGAGAAGGGCCTACTGGGAAGAAGACAGGGTGGGGCTCAGCATCTGCACTTGGAATGGAGCAAGAACCAGCAGGCAGCTAGGGAGCTGAAGTAAATAAAGAGACTGAGCAGGTGGGGTCCTGCAGAGCCCAGGCAGCTCTGTCCTTGAGTGCATGTGGACAAGACCCTGGAGCATCAGGGAAGACTTGCACTTAGGAATGGAGTGTGTGGAGTGAAGGGACAACGGTGTGTAGGGTGACAGGTGAACATGAGGTGAAGAGGGAGAGTTTCTTAGGACACCCAGTCTCAAGAAGGGAAAAAGGCGACAGTGGGTCACTGAGGAAGCCCGGTGCAAGAGGACGTAAGGCCTACCCTTGGCCCTTCTTCATCCCACAGCAAACGGGGTTGCTCCCTTCTTAAGTCCAACCAGGGCACTCTACGCATGGCCTCCAGCTGGGCTATCTCTGTCCCAGGCCTGGCCCTGATGCTATTTTGGTCTGTCTGGCCCCAAgctcctcactccctctcttcatGGCCCTCAGGCTTCCTCAAGAGTGCTGCCCCCATCTCAGTGACCTCAAAGACCTCCTTCCTCAGAAGCACACATTCCACTGGCAGGCCCACTTGCCCCTGCTTTCTCTACATTCATTTTAGTCACAGGCTCAAAGTGAGCATTTGCCTGTCTTGGTCACACTGTTTCCAGGATCTTGCTTGGGGCCTGGCACATACTTGGCCCTtttaggcaggtagagagaccaGATCCAGTGTGCTAGGGATCAGGCCAGGAGGGGGAAGGCTTGTGGGAGCCATTATTCTGAGAGGCCAGATGCTTCACAACTCACCATCCTCTGGGGGTGCTGGGAAAGGCTCGCTTCTCCGCGGTGGTGTCCGACCTGCCAAGGAAAGGGGACTAAAACTTGGGTTCCTGTAAGCCCTTCaggcccaggccatcaggatgtGTGGCTGGAGGAGGTTCCTGGGCTCATGTACCTAGGTGCCTGGCCCTGTGAGTCCACATATGTGGGCAAGCAGGTGGGGCAGGGACCGTGGGACCTCTGCCGGAAGCACCTGGATTCCCATCCTCAGCCCACGTAAACCTAGCCTATGGAGGCCCAGAAGACAAGGGGAGGGCATGAGGCTAGGGTGAGGCCATGGGACCCAACCACAGCCTGGGCACCAGACTGGGCAGAGCTCCTTACTGATGCTGTTCTTGGGCTGGAAGATCTCATTGTAGTCCTCTGCATTCTGGATCTCAGCCCGGGACTCCCGCTCATCCCTGTCATCCTCACTGCTGGGGCTGCGCCGCTCACTCTCCGAGTTGTGCTTGACTCTGGGGTGCCGGACCAAGCAGGTCAGGTCCCCAGTGAGGCCTACTCCTGGGACTGGGATGGAAACCTGCAGTCCTTCCCTTGGCACCCCCGCATTCCAGGGCCTTGAGCACCCACCTCTGAGGCTTGCTGCAGGTTGTACTGGGTCGCTCATAGATACGCCGCAGAGGAGCTCCTGGGGTGGGCAGCTGCTGTGTTAGGGGCCGGCTATCCTGAACAGGGTCATGGGCCACTGTGCCTGTCCTGGTGACCCTCGTGAGGTCCACCACATAAGAGGAGACGTTGCTCTGGGAGAAAGCCACACCTATCTGCAGGAAGGGACAAAGCTGCAGACCAGGGGCGAGACCCTAGCAGGTCTAACAGGAGAGGACCTGAGGCAGAGTGGGTGGTGGGGGACTTGGCTCTCACCAGCTGGTCGTTGCAGATGGCTAAGTCAGCCACCTTGCCCCAGTTGACAAGGACCACATCAAAGCAGCGCTCAGGCTCCCAGCCGTAGACACGCAGTGAGTCCTGGCAGCCACTATACAGGCAGCAGCCATCAGGGTTGAAGAGGACGCTCCTGGGCCAGGTGAGAACTGGCTCTTAGTCCTGAACATCCAGCTAGGACCTCATCCCAAGGAAGTGGGCAAGCCCAGGACAGTACAGAAGCAGAAGTGAAGACCTGAAAGGCCACACATACCCACATCCCACTGCCCAGCCCAGGGTGGGGGCCCATGCGCACCTGACAGGGCCCGGCTCCCCTTCAATGCAGCTCACTACCTGGAACTTCTCCAGATCCCAAAACCGGATGGTTCTGCAAAGGAGGCCACGTGCTAGGAAACCAGTCCTCATGCTAGCCTCTATGTGGGCTGTAGCCTCTTCAAGGTCCACCCCGACCCTAGGGGTCTCCCTACACTGTGCTCCACCAGGTGCTTGCGGATCCTGATGACCCTGGAAACTGGGGCCAGGAACTGGAGGCAGGGAGGGATGGGACCACGGATTGATCCTAGCTTGAATGCAGGCTCCTGAGGTGTGTG carries:
- the Katnb1 gene encoding katanin p80 WD40 repeat-containing subunit B1 gives rise to the protein MATPVVTKTAWKLQEIVAHASNVSSLVLGKASGRLLATGGDDCRVNLWSINKPNCIMSLTGHTSPVESVRLNTPEELIVAGSQSGSIRVWDLEAAKILRTLMGHKANICSLDFHPYGEFVASGSQDTNIKLWDIRRKGCVFRYRGHSQAVRCLRFSPDGKWLASAADDHTVKLWDLTAGKMMSEFPGHTGPVNVVEFHPNEYLLASGSSDRTIRFWDLEKFQVVSCIEGEPGPVRSVLFNPDGCCLYSGCQDSLRVYGWEPERCFDVVLVNWGKVADLAICNDQLIGVAFSQSNVSSYVVDLTRVTRTGTVAHDPVQDSRPLTQQLPTPGAPLRRIYERPSTTCSKPQRVKHNSESERRSPSSEDDRDERESRAEIQNAEDYNEIFQPKNSISRTPPRRSEPFPAPPEDDTALTKEASKPNSAMDMQFPVPNLEVPAQPPIVTSIPAPKGEPAIIPATRNEPIGLKASDFLPAVKIAQQAELVDEDAMSQIRKGHDTMCVVLTSRHKNLDTVRAVWTTGDIKTSVDSAVAINDLSVVVDLLNIVNQKASLWKLDLCTTVLPQIEKLLQSKYESYVQTGCTSLKLILQRFLPLITDILAAPPSVGVDISREERLHKCRLCYKQLKNINGLVKSKSGLSGRHGSAFRELHLLMASLD